Within the Bacteroidia bacterium genome, the region CCAACCACGGAGGGCACCTTCAGCACGAAGGAAAAACACTTCTGCTCTTGTCATAATCTGGATAGCTGGATTAGATCCACCTTTACCTACTGGCAACCAGGACTGACCAATATCAGAGTTGTTTCCATTCAATTCAGGAACTTTGTTCACTTTGGCCTGACCATTTCTCAAACCTTCATATAAGAATCCATCACCATCCTGATCACCAGAAGCGGCAGGACTGAACATGATACCCGCTCTTGGGTCTTCATATCCTTTCAGGATACTTTCCATCAAAGCACTCATACGAAACTCACCCCAGTTGGTGATAGTCGTATAAGGATTGAGAGAGTTTGCCGTAGTGATCATAAATGCGTTGTCAGCATTTACTTCCATAACTCCACCTGAGAAAGCTTTTTCAGCCTCAGATTGAGCTTTTGAAGGATTGGCATATGCAATTCTCATTGCCAGACGAAGGCGAAGAGAGTTTGCAAACTTGATCCACTGATCGACATCTCCTCCATAAATCTGGTCATTGGCTCCAAAGGCATTTCCTCCTCTGCTTGATTCCAGGGTAGCAATAGCTTCGTCAAGGGTAGTGAAGAAATCATTATAGATATCTTCCTGACTGTCATAAGATACGCTGGTCTCCCCGTTCCCAAATTGTGAGTAGATAATCGGACCCCAATAGTCAGTTTGACGATGGTAAGCCTGAACTCTCCAAACTTTGGCGATAGCTTCTTCCAGAGGAAGTCCGTTATCGCGGGCAAAGTCTTCAACAAATTTGATGTTAGGGGCTGCCTGTCCGTAGAAAGAAGACCAAGCCAGATCAATCCAGCGACCTACTTCTACATAACGGTCAGAGTCAAAGTTCGCTGCAGTCGTAGCAAAGTACTGGCTGTACAAATCAGAGAATAAACTCTGAGAGATTTGGAATCGCCAGTGCAATCCGTGCATTCCGTAGTATTGCCCTCTGGCAAATGCCTGTCCCAAAAGAGAAGCATCTACATTCGTAGCAATCAAGGCATCAGGCCTTGTATTAAGTTCTTCAAAATCCCCGGTACAGTTGCTGGAAAGAGCACCTGCTAACAGGACAATGATTAAAAGCTTAAAGTATTTCATGTTTCTGTCTATATGTCAATAAGTTAACAAACATATATGATTTTTGTTATATCTAGAAGTCAATTTTTATACTTCCTCCGAAAGATCTCATCGTTGGAGGACCAAATGACTGGAATCCTTCAGCAGCTTTACCTGTTCCTACCAATACTTCCGGATCAAGATCACCAGCAGCATTATAGAAGAAGAAGAGGTTACGTCCGACTAAAGAAACGGTAACGCCTGTTATAGCTGTTGTCTTAAGGGGCAATCTGTATCCAAGTACAAACTCACGTAATCTAACGTTGGTCGCACTTGTAGAGAAAGCTTCACCTACAGGAGCATTACGTCCACCAAAATTTCTCCAGAAATCCTCAGCAGTAGTTGCAATATTATTAGGCTCTCCGCTTTCGGTTACAGCTGTATACTCGTCAAAGAAACCGTCCTGACCGAAGATTAAGCCACCTTCGCGCCCCTGAAGGGTTTGCTCAGTCAAACCATCTGCGTAGATAATTGCATTGGTAAGGGAAGTTACACTACCTCCTACTCTCGCATCTACCAGGAAGCTCAAGTTGATGGCTTTGTAAGAAATTTCATTTCTCAAACCACCTAACCAGTCAGGATTGTAGTTGGCAACCAGTTCGGTCAATCCATTGGTTACCAATGGCAAGCCATTGTCTCCAACAATTACACGGCCTTGATCATCTTTCTGGAATCCACGGGAATAAACCTCACCCCAGGGTCTGCCTTGCTCGATACGGAATGAGCGTAGGAAGTCCTGAGCAACAGAAATACTGGGTCTTTGGTCATTGATCTGAACAACTGTACTTCTGTTACGAGTAAAGTTGAACAAGATGTCCCACTGAAAATCAGAAGTTTGAACCGGACGTAAAGAAAGTACGGCTTCGATACCTTTATTTTCAACATCTCCCCCATTGGTAAAGAACTGAGAAGCTCCTGAACCTACAGGTAGAGCGATGGAGAATAACTGGTTTTTGGAGTTGGTCTGGTACCAGGTGAAGTCAAGTCCTACGCGGTTGTTGAAAAAGCGAAGGTCAGCTCCTAATTCCAAAGAAGTTGTTTCCTCAGGAAGCAAGTTCTCATTAGGAATCGTAGTACTCAAGGCCAGGAATCCATTATTTCCACCTGCACCTACACTAGCAGTACGCAAGGTTTGGAAAGGACCCGTATCATTACCCACAATCGCATAAGATCCTCTCAATTTAAAGAAAGTGATCCAGGTAGGCATTTCTGTTAACTCAGAAAGGATAGCACTCAATCCAAATGATGGATAGAAGAATGATGCATTGTCCGTAGGCAAAGTAGAACTCCAGTCATTACGACCCGTTATGTCGAAATAGATTGCGTCTTTATATCCCAACTGAGCAAAACCATAGATAGAATTTACATCTCTTGGAGAACCAAAGCTATGAGTCGCACGGTTATCAGAGGTGTTACCGATGGTAAAGAAGTTCGGTACAATCAATGCATCTCCTGTATTTGCACTCAAGGTAGATCCTCTTTCCTTACGAGTATTTGCTCCCAGATTTACATTCAAAGAAAGGTCATCTGTAAGGTACTTATCATAAGTAATCAAGAGGTCATTATTCCATTCGTAGAATTCTCCTCTACTTACGGTATAGCGTCCATTGTCACCAATGATATAGTTATCTACCCAAAGTCTGTCTTCTCCCTGGCTTACAAAGCGGTCAAGAGAAGTACGAGCAAGAATAGAAATCTCATCCGTTAGCTGATATTTCAAGCTGGCAAATCCGATAATACGGTCTACATCTCTCTGATTGGTGGCACGATTGATCGACCAGTAAGGATTGGCTCCCCCGTTTGAACCGGGATTCCAATAGTGCTGTCTATTCGATCCTTCGGCATCTGTGTATTCAAAAATAGAAACATCTTCTGTTCTGATGTTTCTTGGAAGGCGTAGGGCATGACGAACAGGATTGGCAAAGTTCTCACCCTGTGGCAACTGATTGTCTACATCTTCACGGATGTAGTTCAACTTTGTATCCAAGGTCAATTTATTGGCCAATTTATTGGTTATCCGGATGTGCGCATTGTGTCTACGGAGATTATTATTCGGGACAATCCCTTCGGCATCAGTGAATGTATAAGAGAAATACGTCTGGGTATTCTCCGTACCTGCATTAATGGCAAAGTTGGTTGCCCAGTTGTAACCCGTCTGGAAGAAATCACTTACGTTGTCGGGTTGAGCAGCTAGCGTATAAGATTGAGTTGGGAAATTTGGGTCTGGAGACCAGTGGTCAACCGTTGTTCCCATTCTTGGTCCCCAGGCTTGCTCTGAAGCTGGTGAATATTGACCTGTATTACCCTGTCCATACTCATTTTGGTATTCGGTCAGAATAATTGGCTGATTTGCCTGATAGGTTGTACTCACACTCACATTATATCCACCTGCAGTTCCGGACTTGGTAGTTATAACGATGGCTCCATTGTTTGCACGGTTACCATAAAGGGCCGCAGCATTAGGACCTTTCAATACGGAGATGGAAGCAATATCATCTGGATTCACATCTGTGATATCCCCCAGAATCGGTACTCCATCTACGATGTAAAGCGGCTGACTGTTTCCTGCAATAGATCGGTTTCCTCTAAGGATGATCCGTGCGGGAGCGCCAACTCCTGCTCCTGAAGGGCTCACGGATATACCCGCAACCTTTCCGGATAGAGACTCTCCAACATTGAGGGCTCTGGCTTTTGATAAATCGTCAGTATTTACATTTTGAGCAGCAGAGGTGAGTGATTTCGCATCACGTTCAATTCCAAGGGCGGTAATAACAACCTCTTCAGCTAGAGCATCTTCTACCTCCATACTGACATTGACAGTTGTATTATCTCCCAATAGAACCTCCCGGGTGTTGTATCCGATGTAGCTAAATACCAGGGTTTCTCCGGCATTGGCTTCAACTTCATACTGACCTTGATTATTGGCCAGGGCACCACGGGTAGTTCCTTTTACTCTGACGGATGCACCCGCAAGGGCTTCTCCATCAGGACCTGTGATACTTCCTCTATAGGTGGCTACTTCAGGAGCGAGCTCCGTAAGTACAGCTACCGAGGAATTTTCAACAGGTAATGTCTGGCCCATCATGCTTGAGGAACATAGAAAGACCAAACAGCTCAGAAATATCGATCTAAGGATATTTCTTGTGTTAGTACAAGTTACCATAGTAATTAAATTAGTTTCCGTAGGCTAAATGTATTGTAAAGAACGATGATTAGTAGTTTCTACTCCGATCAGCCAACCATGACGATCGGTATATTTTTTTTGCTAGTCGCAATCAGAAATGTGGTGGAAATAAAGTCTTGCAATTAAGGCAGTATTGCAATCGAGTTGTGAAAATTTGATTGAGTTGCTGCAGTAGTGATAGTTAATCATAGCAATTCCTATAGTTACTGTAAGCCTTCCCCACTGTTATTATTTCCTCTGTTTTTGGGGTTAAAACCCTGATTTTAACCTAAGTAGTCCTTCAAATTCAAGAAAATCTGTTAATTCTTTAAGATATCCTTTGACAAGTATAATAAATTATTTTTTATTGTGCACGTGCACAACGCATTTTTGCACGTGCACACCTTTATATATCGGATACAAGATTTTCCAATTTTTTTTATATTTGTTATGTAATGGAAAAGAAAAGCTATACCATAAAGGATATAGCCAAGATGGCTAAGGTATCCAGAGGGACTGTTGACAGGGTCTTGCACAATAGGGGAAAAGTTTCAGAAGACGCTCTTATTCGAGTGAATGAAGTTTTAGAAAAAATTAATTATCACCCCAATCTTATCGCCAGAAGTCTAAAGAATAGCAAAGACTACTACGTAGCTGTTCTTATGCCGGACTATCAGAGCGATGCATACTGGAAGACTTGTTACAAGGGCATTAAAGATGCTGCCAAAGAATTTAAATCTTATGGTGTGAGCATCGAGCTATACTTCTTCACGATAAGCGAAGCGGGCTCCTTTATGGAGGCCTTTGATAAAATTCTGGAAGCAAATCCTGATGGACTTGTACTAGTACCTGCCTTTTCCCAGGAAGCCAAAAAGGTATATCAAGTCTGTGAAGAAAGATCCATTGCATACAATACCTTCAATACCCCGCCAGAAGAAGGAGTGGAAGCTTCTTTTGTAGGACAGGATATGATACAAAGTGGCCGTCTGGGGGCAGAACTGCTCCATTTGCTTGACAAGGATGCCAGCAGACTCCTCATTGTTCATATCAATGATGAAGAATTTGAAAATGCGATTCACCTTAAGAAAAAGGAAAGAGGTTTCCGGGCCTATCTTTCTGAACGTTCGGATATTGAAATTCTTCGATTGAGCATCCAACATTCTGATATAGAAGATCAACTGGCGGAGATTCGAAAATTTTTGTTGGAAAACGAAAATATCTCAGGCATTTGGGTCAGTAGCTCCAAAGCCTTTGTAGTAGCAGAGGTATTAAGTGAGTTGAACCTAAGGATCAGCCTTGTGGGATATGACCTGATCGAAAAAAATACTCGATTTTTGCAAGAGGGAAATATCGATTTCCTCATCAATCAAAATCCTCGTTCCCAGGCATTCTTCTCGGTGGCCCATGTAGCAGAAACGCTCGCCTTCCAAAAAGAAATGCCCGATGAACATTTACTACCCATAGATATCGTTAGTCGTGAGAATTTGATCTTTTATTTGAAAAATAAAAGAAACAGGACTAAACTCCTGATATAGGCTATTGCTGGCTTAAATCGAAGATCTTTTCCATCAATATCCATTTTTCTCCTGCTTTTGCCCAGGGAAGGCTTTGTTGAAATTTCCACATAAGCTCTTCCCACTCCTGCACTTTGGGATTGCCAGCATCCAGACGTGATTTTTCTTCGAAATCAAATTTTTCGTCTACTTCCATAATCATAAACAATCGATTTCCGGAAAGAAAAATTTCCATAGACTCGATTCCCGATGCATAAATACTCTCTTTGATTTCGGGCCAAATCGCACCGGGAGCATGATAGGCTTTGTACTGGGTGATTAGCTCCGGATTATCTTTCAAATCCAGGCACAGGCTAAATTTTCTAGAAGGCATGTTCCCTTATTTTTCCAGAAGTTAGTGTTTTTGTCAAATAGCTCGCACATGATTAAGCATCTTTCCCAAATCACGTTCCTATTTATCCTCATTTCTTGCGGTTGTAGACCGAATGAGAGTCAAGAACAGTCTGTATTGGATTTCGTCGATCCTTTGATCGGCACAGCTTTCCACGGCCATACCTTTCCAGGTCCAGTCCTTCCGCATGCGCGTATTCAGCCGGGACCCGACACCCATATTATGGGTTGGGATGCCAGCAGTGGATATCACTACGATGACAGCCTGCTTTATGGTTTTAGCCAAACCCATTTGAGTGGAACCGGGATAGGTGATATGGGAGATATTCTGATTCTGCCCTTTTTGGGGGAAGTGGGAGAAAACAAGCCCATAGCTGAACTAGATCATGAAAGCGAAGAGGCGGAAGCCGGATATTATGGGATAAAAGTTAAGCCCTGGGAAATATTTGCAGAAATGACGGCCACCTCCCATACTGCTATATATACATTCAGCTATCCGGCAAATGCCACTCCCCGTATAATGATCGATCTCGAACATATCTTACAGCCCAATTGGGGACATAAATTGATTTCTTCTGAGATCAGGAAGGTTGATGATTATAGCCTGGAAGGATTTCGATTTACTTCTGGTTGGGCTAAAGATGATCCGATTTGGTTCCGCATCAGCTTTAATCAAGCCCTGGACAAGATAGATTTGAAAGTAGATGGTAATATGCAGGAAAATAGCGAGATCGCGCGAGCAACTGCTATGACTGCCTTTTTAAGTTTTGCTCCATCAGATCAAGCTTTGGAAGCACGAATCAGTGTTTCTTCAGTAGATAAATTGGGAGCGAGGCAAAACCTGGAAAAAACAGTTTCCCTTTCTTTCGAACAACATAAAAAAGAGGCTCAAAGGAAATGGAAATCGGAATTGGACAAGATCCAGATCAAGACGGCAGATGAAGCTATCAAAAAGAACTTTTATACCGCTCTGTATCATAGCAAGATCGCTCCCATGAATTTCACTGATCTGGATGGAAGGTTTCGGGGAATTGATCAGAAAATCTATACCAAAGGAGTCGAAGACAGCTATACCGTCTATTCTTTATGGGATGTGTTTCGGAGTTGGTATCCGCTCATGACGATCATTGAGCCTGACCGATCCAGAAGCTGGGCTTATGATTTGTATGATCATTCGCAGAAAGGAGGCCTTCTACCAAAATGGGCCCTGAATGGAAATTATACGGGAACCATGGTGGGATATCCTGCCGTTGCAATTTTGGCAGATGCTTATGCAAAGCGCATGATAGACTCCATCCCCGAGCAGCTGCTCGATGCAAGCGTCAAAGCATCCTCCTGGCAGGAGGATTTCAATCGAAAACATAGAGGAACACGGGCGGAACGTGTCATGCCTAAACAAATCTATTTCAAAGAAGCTCATGGATTCATCCCCGCCGATAGTAGTAATGCTTCCGTTTCCTATGGCCTGGAAATGGCCTACTATGATTGGTGTGTAGCAGAGATAGCAAAAGGCATGGCGAATAAAGAAGTAGAAGAAAAGTATCGAATAAAAGCAGCTGCCTATCAGAAGTACTTTGATCCGGGGGTAGGATTTATGCGAGGACTCAATATGGATGGAAGCAGAGCAACAAAATTCAATCCGCGCTTATCAGATCATGAGCATTCAGATTATATCGAAGGCAATGCCTGGCAATGGACCCCTTTGGTATTGCATGATCCGGAGGGTTTTAGAGAATTGCTGGGTGGGAAAGAAGCCCTGGGGATTTGGTTAGACTCTTTATTTACGACTTCTTCTGAGATAGCCGGGGAAAATGCTTCAGCAGATATCACCGGACTTATCGGGCAGTATGCCCATGGAAACGAACCCAGTCATCACGTTCCCTTTCTGTATCAATACTCAGATCGCCCCTGGAGGACACAGGAAGTTCTGGACCAGATCCTCTATGAATTCTACACCCCTACCCCAGATGGCATTATTGGAAATGAAGATTGTGGCCAAATGTCGGCCTGGTATGTTCTCAATGCCTTGGGATTGTATCAATTGACTCCTGGTAAAGCAGAATTTCATATTGGAAGACCCCTTATTGAGGAAGCTAAGGTCTGGCAGGGGAAAGGCTACTTTCAGATAAAAGTCCATAATAATTCCCGCCAACATAAGTATGTGGAAAAGGTGATGCTAAATGGGAAGGAGTTGCAGGAATGGAGAATTGATTATTCCGATTTACAGCCGGGTGCTATTATTGAAATTTTCATGAGTGATAACAGAAATTCTTAGAAAGTTTTTACCAAAGATTGAAGAGTAGAATAATTCCCAACATAATTGCTGAAATACCGCCTATTATTAATCTAGTCCTTTTGAGCACATCGTATTCTTTTACTTCTTCCATTAAGTAGGCATTATTAAATGAATAAAGTCCGAGTATTATAAAAAGTACTCCTAGCAATTGTTCCATAATAAATTCAATATCTTAGGGAAGTTTTGAATTGAAACAATCTGTTCGTAATGGTAAGTAGAGGGCAAGGAGATTGCTTCACTTCGTTCGCAATGACAGGCTGATTTGCCTCCTCACTCGAGCTGTCATTGCGAGCTCTTATTAAAGAGCGAAGCAATCCCCTTGATGTTAATCATAGACTTTCCTAATGTGCAGCCTCCTTCAGTCCAGATAAAAAGGCTACCAAATCTCTGATCTCTCTTTTTGTCAGGATATTTCCCATTGCAGGCATACTGGAAGGAACATTGATCCTTTCGGCTACCTTATTTTTCGGGACTTCCCTCATATCATTTTCTGCCACCCGGATGGTGAGACTTCTGTTCGTCTCTTTCATTAGCACTCCTACCACTGGCTCTCCTTCTTTCAACCTTAAGGTTACAACTCCAAAACCGGGCGCATAGGCGGCACTGGGATCAATCATGGACTCAAGAATCTGTTTTTTACTCAATCTTTTACCCACATCGGCCAGTCCGGGGCCAGCATTTCCTCCAAATTCAAAGACTGCATGACAGCGTACGCATTGGGCCTGCTCATGTCGATAGAAAACATTTCTTCCTCTTCTCGCATTTCCTCCATACAGAGTTTCCTCATATTCTGCCAGTAGCCCCTCTCCTTTAGAAGCATGATAAGCCTTCAATTTCTCCATGAGTTGAGGATTGTTTTGGGTTTCTACGGCTTCCACCACATCCAAACGTAAATCTCTCGCTACCCTCCCTCTGATCAAATCATTGAGGGGCTTCTCTAACGCTTTTATCGCTGCTTCGCTATTATAAGTCGCGAGGGCTGCAAGGGAAGCCATCTTTTCTTGATTAGTCCCTTTGGCCAATACCGAGCTAAACAAATCAACTGCTTTGGCCTCCTCAATATCGGATTCAGGTAAAATACTAAGGGCTGTAGACCGTACTGCATTGTTCTTGCTACCCAGAGCGAGTTCAAGCGCCTCATCCAGTCTACTTGCTTTCAAACTTTTCAAGGCCTGAAGAGATGCTACCTGGACATCTTCTGTTTCCTCACCTTCCAAATGGTCAAATAACATAGTCTCAACTTCCTGTAATCCCAGTTTCGCACTCGCAGCGATGGCTGCAATACGAACAGCTTGTTCTTCGTCTTTGAAAAGCTCCTTATACAAAGTTTTGAACTTATTTACGACGGGCAAGCTATCTCTTACTACTTCTCCTCTATATCTACCATCTACTCTGTCCAGAACTGAAGGCCTGGCAAAGCCCCCGAGAGTCGCTAAGGCTTCTGCTCTCAATTCAGG harbors:
- a CDS encoding SusD/RagB family nutrient-binding outer membrane lipoprotein; the encoded protein is MKYFKLLIIVLLAGALSSNCTGDFEELNTRPDALIATNVDASLLGQAFARGQYYGMHGLHWRFQISQSLFSDLYSQYFATTAANFDSDRYVEVGRWIDLAWSSFYGQAAPNIKFVEDFARDNGLPLEEAIAKVWRVQAYHRQTDYWGPIIYSQFGNGETSVSYDSQEDIYNDFFTTLDEAIATLESSRGGNAFGANDQIYGGDVDQWIKFANSLRLRLAMRIAYANPSKAQSEAEKAFSGGVMEVNADNAFMITTANSLNPYTTITNWGEFRMSALMESILKGYEDPRAGIMFSPAASGDQDGDGFLYEGLRNGQAKVNKVPELNGNNSDIGQSWLPVGKGGSNPAIQIMTRAEVFFLRAEGALRGWNMGGTAQDLYESGIRASMEDRAGAAASDIDAYIASTNTPAIGGDPAEPNSAPPSDIPVAYDAAGDFERQLEQIITQKWIAIYPDGWEAYAEVRRTGYPKLYPLLNSDNPDLGTTDIFRRMTYVDGEFSNNADAVTAAQSHPELVGGDKNSTKVWWDKK
- a CDS encoding SusC/RagA family TonB-linked outer membrane protein; its protein translation is MMGQTLPVENSSVAVLTELAPEVATYRGSITGPDGEALAGASVRVKGTTRGALANNQGQYEVEANAGETLVFSYIGYNTREVLLGDNTTVNVSMEVEDALAEEVVITALGIERDAKSLTSAAQNVNTDDLSKARALNVGESLSGKVAGISVSPSGAGVGAPARIILRGNRSIAGNSQPLYIVDGVPILGDITDVNPDDIASISVLKGPNAAALYGNRANNGAIVITTKSGTAGGYNVSVSTTYQANQPIILTEYQNEYGQGNTGQYSPASEQAWGPRMGTTVDHWSPDPNFPTQSYTLAAQPDNVSDFFQTGYNWATNFAINAGTENTQTYFSYTFTDAEGIVPNNNLRRHNAHIRITNKLANKLTLDTKLNYIREDVDNQLPQGENFANPVRHALRLPRNIRTEDVSIFEYTDAEGSNRQHYWNPGSNGGANPYWSINRATNQRDVDRIIGFASLKYQLTDEISILARTSLDRFVSQGEDRLWVDNYIIGDNGRYTVSRGEFYEWNNDLLITYDKYLTDDLSLNVNLGANTRKERGSTLSANTGDALIVPNFFTIGNTSDNRATHSFGSPRDVNSIYGFAQLGYKDAIYFDITGRNDWSSTLPTDNASFFYPSFGLSAILSELTEMPTWITFFKLRGSYAIVGNDTGPFQTLRTASVGAGGNNGFLALSTTIPNENLLPEETTSLELGADLRFFNNRVGLDFTWYQTNSKNQLFSIALPVGSGASQFFTNGGDVENKGIEAVLSLRPVQTSDFQWDILFNFTRNRSTVVQINDQRPSISVAQDFLRSFRIEQGRPWGEVYSRGFQKDDQGRVIVGDNGLPLVTNGLTELVANYNPDWLGGLRNEISYKAINLSFLVDARVGGSVTSLTNAIIYADGLTEQTLQGREGGLIFGQDGFFDEYTAVTESGEPNNIATTAEDFWRNFGGRNAPVGEAFSTSATNVRLREFVLGYRLPLKTTAITGVTVSLVGRNLFFFYNAAGDLDPEVLVGTGKAAEGFQSFGPPTMRSFGGSIKIDF
- a CDS encoding LacI family DNA-binding transcriptional regulator, with the translated sequence MEKKSYTIKDIAKMAKVSRGTVDRVLHNRGKVSEDALIRVNEVLEKINYHPNLIARSLKNSKDYYVAVLMPDYQSDAYWKTCYKGIKDAAKEFKSYGVSIELYFFTISEAGSFMEAFDKILEANPDGLVLVPAFSQEAKKVYQVCEERSIAYNTFNTPPEEGVEASFVGQDMIQSGRLGAELLHLLDKDASRLLIVHINDEEFENAIHLKKKERGFRAYLSERSDIEILRLSIQHSDIEDQLAEIRKFLLENENISGIWVSSSKAFVVAEVLSELNLRISLVGYDLIEKNTRFLQEGNIDFLINQNPRSQAFFSVAHVAETLAFQKEMPDEHLLPIDIVSRENLIFYLKNKRNRTKLLI
- a CDS encoding L-rhamnose mutarotase, with protein sequence MPSRKFSLCLDLKDNPELITQYKAYHAPGAIWPEIKESIYASGIESMEIFLSGNRLFMIMEVDEKFDFEEKSRLDAGNPKVQEWEELMWKFQQSLPWAKAGEKWILMEKIFDLSQQ
- a CDS encoding GH92 family glycosyl hydrolase; this encodes MIKHLSQITFLFILISCGCRPNESQEQSVLDFVDPLIGTAFHGHTFPGPVLPHARIQPGPDTHIMGWDASSGYHYDDSLLYGFSQTHLSGTGIGDMGDILILPFLGEVGENKPIAELDHESEEAEAGYYGIKVKPWEIFAEMTATSHTAIYTFSYPANATPRIMIDLEHILQPNWGHKLISSEIRKVDDYSLEGFRFTSGWAKDDPIWFRISFNQALDKIDLKVDGNMQENSEIARATAMTAFLSFAPSDQALEARISVSSVDKLGARQNLEKTVSLSFEQHKKEAQRKWKSELDKIQIKTADEAIKKNFYTALYHSKIAPMNFTDLDGRFRGIDQKIYTKGVEDSYTVYSLWDVFRSWYPLMTIIEPDRSRSWAYDLYDHSQKGGLLPKWALNGNYTGTMVGYPAVAILADAYAKRMIDSIPEQLLDASVKASSWQEDFNRKHRGTRAERVMPKQIYFKEAHGFIPADSSNASVSYGLEMAYYDWCVAEIAKGMANKEVEEKYRIKAAAYQKYFDPGVGFMRGLNMDGSRATKFNPRLSDHEHSDYIEGNAWQWTPLVLHDPEGFRELLGGKEALGIWLDSLFTTSSEIAGENASADITGLIGQYAHGNEPSHHVPFLYQYSDRPWRTQEVLDQILYEFYTPTPDGIIGNEDCGQMSAWYVLNALGLYQLTPGKAEFHIGRPLIEEAKVWQGKGYFQIKVHNNSRQHKYVEKVMLNGKELQEWRIDYSDLQPGAIIEIFMSDNRNS